From Erigeron canadensis isolate Cc75 chromosome 8, C_canadensis_v1, whole genome shotgun sequence, one genomic window encodes:
- the LOC122610434 gene encoding uncharacterized protein LOC122610434 → MEGRCQGAGVGEYYSRCELEKAGTKNVTISNAHVTVGGPQTTRLAHETLMRDYFVENPKFGPVWFRERFQMSQRLFLKIVSDIEQRLVYFQKRVDRSRRKSLAAIQKCTFVVEQLGTSNPPDNFDDYLCMAGRTSRESLDHFCSAVIEVAQRYQYLESIDIVYEGRRYKRGYYVTDGIYPRWETHVKAMPYLTEPNDKKFKKVQESARKDVERAFGVLKRKWGILSRPMRAMTVDKITNIVHVCIILHNMILKDDGRAMSPVRCMDTGVQVVYNHDAVDEIEHEEVHHRLRYDLTEHVGRLNLSHLDDPTAQPTSIAELFM, encoded by the exons ATGGAAGGGAGATGCCAGGGAGCTGGGGTGGGCGAATACTATTCTCGTTGCGAGTTGGAGAAGgcagggaccaaaaatgtaactATTTCAAATGCTCATGTGACCGTTGGAGGACCACAG ACGACACGACTAGCTCACGAAACGCTTATGCGTGACTACTTTGTTGAAAACCCAAAGTTTGGCCCGGTTTGGTTTCGTGAAAGATTTCAAATGAGTCAAAGgttgtttttaaagattgttAGTGATATTGAGCAACGTTTGGTTTACTTTCAAAAGCGTGTAGATCGGTCGAGGAGAAAAAGTTTAGCTGccatacaaaaatgcacatTCGTGGTGGAACAACTCGGAACGAGCAACCCTCCGGATAACTTTGATGACTACTTGTGCATGGCAGGGAGAACTTCTCGCGAAAGCCTTGATCATTTTTGCAGCGCGGTCATCGA GGTCGCTCAACGATATCAATATCTTGAATCAATCGACATTGTATATGAGGGCCGTCGTTACAAACGGGGCTACTATGTTACCGATGGAATCTATCCTAGGTGGGAGACTCATGTCAAGGCAATGCCATATCTGACTGAACCAAATGACAAGAAGTTCAAGAAAGTACAAGAATCGGCAAGAAAGGATGTAGAGCGAGCGTTTGgtgttttgaaaagaaaatgggGGATTTTGAGTCGGCCAATGCGAGCGATGACAGTCGACAAGATTACTAACATCGTGCACGTGTGTATTATATTGCACAACATGATTCTAAAGGATGATGGAAGAGCAATGTCACCGGTTCGTTGTATGGATACGGGAGTTCAAGTGGTTTATAACCACGATGCAGTAGATGAAATAGAACATGAAGAGGTTCATCATCGTCTTCGATATGATCTTACAGAGCACGTTGGGAGACTAAATTTATCTCATCTCGACGACCCGACGGCTCAACCAACATCGATTGCCGAGTTATTTATGTAG